From Streptomyces asiaticus, one genomic window encodes:
- a CDS encoding ABC transporter permease, with protein MKGENAAASVPAARPGQHPGEGERGGGSAETTLLVRRPGPGERDPVRAHRRRRAIELSLALAVPAALILLWQLAADQRWIDSRIYPAPSTIAADGWQRAADGKLWPDVWATLKRVIAGYALGTAAGYLFGLLMGALRMVRAALEPLLDALYVVPKLALLPVFLNMFGLGEGPQIALVATTVFFFVWISTMAAVMGVAEGHREAGQVFGAGPWQMFRHVLLPASLPQVLVGMRVAAGVAVLVIVASEQIAANDGLGHLIFDSRTLFQNDVMFVGIVCVAVLGVVFSELVRFVGRRLTPWAPRDRGRPQS; from the coding sequence ATGAAGGGCGAGAACGCGGCGGCCTCGGTCCCGGCCGCGCGGCCCGGTCAACACCCCGGCGAAGGCGAACGGGGCGGCGGGTCCGCCGAGACGACGCTGCTGGTGCGGCGCCCCGGGCCGGGGGAGCGCGATCCGGTCCGCGCCCACCGGCGCCGCCGCGCCATCGAACTCTCCCTCGCCCTCGCCGTGCCCGCCGCGCTGATCCTGCTGTGGCAGCTCGCCGCGGATCAGCGCTGGATCGACTCGCGTATCTACCCCGCGCCGTCCACGATCGCGGCGGACGGCTGGCAGCGCGCCGCCGACGGCAAGCTGTGGCCGGACGTATGGGCCACGCTGAAGCGGGTGATCGCCGGTTATGCGCTCGGCACCGCCGCGGGCTATCTCTTCGGGCTGCTGATGGGCGCGCTGCGGATGGTCCGCGCGGCGCTGGAACCGTTGCTCGACGCCCTGTACGTCGTGCCCAAACTCGCGCTGCTCCCCGTGTTCCTCAACATGTTCGGCCTCGGCGAAGGTCCCCAGATCGCGCTCGTCGCGACCACCGTCTTCTTCTTCGTGTGGATCTCCACGATGGCCGCCGTGATGGGCGTCGCCGAGGGCCACCGGGAGGCCGGACAGGTATTCGGCGCCGGTCCCTGGCAGATGTTCCGCCATGTCCTGCTGCCCGCCTCGCTGCCGCAGGTCCTCGTCGGCATGCGGGTCGCGGCCGGGGTGGCGGTCCTGGTCATCGTGGCCTCCGAGCAGATCGCCGCGAACGACGGCCTCGGCCACCTGATCTTCGACTCGCGGACGCTGTTCCAGAACGACGTGATGTTCGTCGGCATCGTCTGCGTGGCCGTGCTCGGCGTGGTCTTCTCCGAACTCGTCCGGTTCGTCGGCCGCCGGCTCACCCCCTGGGCGCCGCGGGACCGCGGCCGGCCCCAGTCCTGA
- a CDS encoding glycoside hydrolase family 5 protein, protein MPTRRTLRYLTGIASILALLATAPGPVATAQQPAAQAAPTTSATATFAPAPAADAWQPPLSTRGRYIVDAKGDRFRLKSANWDGAQGSWTGSGSVDDPANHHSGQNSSGIPLGLDRAPLPTLLADFHRLGINSIRLPFSNEMIHAAATVPDSAVAANTQLRGKTPLQIFDAVVSALSRDGFAVILNNHTNTTRWCCGIDGNERWNSSQSTQAWIDDWVFMARRYADEPRVVGADLYNEVRRDVLDDPNWGLGDAHDWYTAAQRAADRILTEADPDLLIVIEGINWTGIPVDGLPHERPTLAPARTLSHTLTGAHKLVYSAHFYGYTGPRHSGATGVGETHDPRYQDLSRDELYRTLTDQAFFVAEDSGKHYTAPVWISEFGIGSAETGTAPRAWFTHITDYFADRDADFAYWPLVGWEGHDDWALLRYDSTGRRYGILDQGDWRGTAWQRLMTAPERTGPVDRVPTWRMLVTDHGDHVQSLIERARGDWDPGAYKAACPDGLRLIGLSHTSGRGLCTDTGADDPRAPGTAHTVVTDERYVPAGGDWASGYTKFQCPSDQFLIGYSRRGSRVSAGLCAPARTSLGATGRAVWFDRSDNRPADAAGGDFAHGAYKGQCADGEYAAGIAFTTRVGSSGSPDALLCRRLS, encoded by the coding sequence ATGCCGACCAGGAGAACCCTCAGGTACCTGACGGGAATCGCGTCGATCCTCGCCCTGCTGGCCACGGCGCCGGGACCGGTCGCCACCGCCCAACAGCCCGCCGCGCAGGCGGCCCCCACCACCTCCGCCACGGCCACCTTCGCCCCCGCCCCCGCGGCCGACGCCTGGCAGCCGCCGCTGTCGACCCGCGGCCGGTACATCGTGGACGCCAAGGGCGACCGCTTCCGGCTCAAGTCGGCCAACTGGGACGGCGCGCAGGGCTCGTGGACGGGGAGCGGCAGTGTCGACGACCCCGCCAACCACCACTCCGGGCAGAACTCCTCCGGCATCCCCCTCGGCCTGGACCGGGCGCCCCTGCCGACACTGCTCGCCGACTTCCATCGGCTGGGCATCAACAGCATCCGGCTGCCGTTCTCCAACGAGATGATCCATGCCGCGGCGACCGTGCCGGACAGCGCCGTAGCCGCCAACACCCAACTGCGCGGAAAGACACCCCTTCAGATCTTCGACGCCGTGGTGTCCGCCCTCAGCCGGGACGGCTTCGCCGTCATCCTCAACAACCACACCAACACCACCCGGTGGTGCTGCGGCATCGACGGCAACGAGCGGTGGAACAGCAGCCAGTCCACGCAAGCGTGGATCGACGACTGGGTCTTCATGGCCCGCCGTTACGCCGACGAACCACGTGTGGTGGGCGCCGACCTCTACAACGAGGTGCGCCGCGACGTCCTGGACGACCCCAACTGGGGCCTTGGCGACGCGCACGACTGGTACACCGCCGCGCAGCGCGCCGCCGACCGCATCCTCACCGAGGCCGACCCCGACCTCCTCATCGTGATCGAGGGCATCAACTGGACCGGGATTCCGGTGGACGGGCTGCCCCATGAGCGCCCCACCCTGGCCCCCGCGCGCACCCTCTCGCACACCCTCACAGGCGCCCACAAGCTGGTGTACTCGGCCCACTTCTACGGATACACCGGCCCGCGCCACAGCGGTGCCACCGGCGTCGGCGAGACACATGACCCCCGGTACCAGGACCTCAGCCGCGATGAGCTGTATCGAACCCTCACCGACCAGGCGTTCTTCGTCGCCGAGGACAGCGGGAAGCACTACACGGCACCCGTGTGGATCAGCGAGTTCGGTATCGGCTCGGCCGAGACGGGCACCGCGCCGCGCGCCTGGTTCACCCATATCACCGACTACTTCGCCGACCGTGACGCCGACTTCGCCTACTGGCCACTCGTGGGCTGGGAAGGCCACGACGACTGGGCGCTGCTGCGCTACGACTCCACGGGCCGCAGATACGGAATCCTCGACCAGGGCGACTGGCGCGGCACGGCGTGGCAGCGGCTGATGACCGCGCCCGAACGCACCGGCCCCGTCGACCGCGTCCCGACCTGGCGCATGCTCGTCACCGACCACGGCGACCATGTGCAGTCCCTGATCGAACGGGCCCGGGGCGACTGGGATCCGGGCGCCTACAAGGCAGCCTGCCCCGATGGGCTGCGGCTGATCGGCCTCAGCCACACCTCCGGGCGCGGGCTGTGCACCGACACCGGCGCCGACGACCCGCGCGCCCCCGGCACCGCCCATACGGTCGTCACGGACGAACGGTACGTACCCGCCGGTGGCGACTGGGCCTCCGGCTACACCAAGTTCCAGTGCCCCTCGGACCAGTTCCTCATCGGCTACAGCCGCCGTGGCAGCCGGGTGTCCGCCGGGCTGTGTGCCCCGGCCCGGACCTCGTTGGGCGCCACGGGACGTGCGGTCTGGTTCGACCGCTCCGACAACCGGCCCGCCGACGCCGCGGGGGGCGACTTCGCCCACGGCGCCTACAAGGGCCAGTGCGCGGACGGCGAGTACGCCGCCGGTATCGCCTTCACCACGCGGGTGGGCAGCTCCGGCAGCCCGGACGCGCTGCTGTGCCGCCGCCTGTCCTGA
- a CDS encoding glycoside hydrolase family 3 N-terminal domain-containing protein, with protein sequence MTDQLYRDPTAPVAERVRDLLGRMTLTEKVGQVNQRMYGWHAYERTDSGHRLTDAFRAEVAAYGGMGALYGLQRADAWSGVGFADGITAADGARVADAVQRHVVENTRLGIPVLLVEEVPHGHQALDGTVLPVNLAVGATWDPGLYEAAAAAVGAEMRARGGHVALVSALDLVRDPRWGRAEECFGEDPYLAARLTEALVRGMRTADVAVVLKHFAGQGATVGGRNSAATELGARELHEIHLAAARAGIRAGAAGVMAAYNEFDGLPCVASRPLLTELLRGWLELDGIVMADGGAIDRLVRLTGDPVAAGALALNAGCDLSLWDACFPRLAEAVARGLVAERTLDTAVARVLALKFRLGLFEQPYAPAVDRPSDPHELSERVARASITLLAHDGGVLPLAPSTRRIAVLGPNADSVAQQIGDYTAPQRPGSDHVTVLDGIRSAAPPDTEVTYAPGCELVGGDLSGVPEAVALAGSADIAVLVLGGSSARSGDTTFDTNGAAVVSSANPAGMTCGEGVDLAELGLSVGQVALLDAVAATGVPVVVVLVQGRPHALPDLSEKAAAVLSAWYPGPWGGRAVADVLFGAAGPEGRLPVSIPRSAAQLPVFYNAKDHRYRGYVDQPATGRYAFGHGLSYTTVAYAPPRLSRARVTADAPTLSCRVTVRNTGERPVRETAQLYVRRLSGGSSWPRVRELRGFARLDLRPGEEAEAVFAIDADTLASVTRDLGLAVEPGELLLETGPSSGETQGARLVVEPSS encoded by the coding sequence GTGACCGATCAGCTCTACCGCGACCCGACCGCGCCGGTGGCGGAGCGGGTCCGCGATCTGCTGGGGCGGATGACGCTCACCGAGAAGGTCGGCCAGGTCAACCAGCGGATGTACGGCTGGCACGCCTACGAGCGCACCGACAGCGGCCACCGGCTCACCGACGCCTTCCGCGCCGAGGTCGCCGCGTACGGCGGGATGGGTGCCCTGTACGGGCTCCAGCGGGCCGACGCCTGGTCCGGCGTCGGCTTCGCCGACGGCATCACGGCGGCGGACGGGGCGCGGGTCGCCGATGCCGTACAGCGACATGTCGTGGAGAACACCCGTCTTGGCATACCCGTGCTGCTCGTCGAGGAGGTTCCGCACGGCCACCAGGCCCTGGACGGAACCGTGCTGCCGGTCAACCTCGCCGTGGGCGCCACCTGGGACCCCGGGCTCTACGAGGCGGCGGCGGCCGCGGTCGGCGCGGAGATGCGGGCACGCGGTGGCCACGTGGCGCTGGTCTCCGCCCTCGACCTGGTGCGCGATCCGCGCTGGGGCCGTGCGGAGGAGTGCTTCGGCGAGGACCCGTATCTGGCGGCCCGGCTCACCGAGGCGCTGGTGCGGGGGATGCGCACGGCGGACGTGGCCGTGGTGCTCAAGCACTTCGCCGGACAGGGGGCCACGGTCGGCGGACGCAACAGCGCGGCCACCGAACTGGGCGCCCGCGAACTGCACGAGATCCATCTGGCGGCGGCCCGGGCCGGGATACGCGCCGGTGCGGCCGGGGTGATGGCGGCCTACAACGAGTTCGACGGCCTGCCCTGCGTCGCCAGTCGGCCGCTGCTGACCGAACTCCTCAGGGGCTGGCTGGAGTTGGACGGCATCGTGATGGCGGACGGTGGCGCCATCGACCGTCTGGTCCGGCTCACGGGCGACCCGGTGGCCGCGGGCGCCCTGGCCCTGAACGCCGGATGCGACCTCAGCCTCTGGGACGCCTGCTTCCCGCGGCTGGCCGAGGCGGTGGCCCGGGGGCTCGTCGCGGAGCGGACCCTGGACACCGCCGTGGCCCGGGTGCTGGCGCTGAAGTTCCGCCTGGGCCTCTTCGAGCAGCCCTACGCGCCTGCCGTGGACCGGCCCTCCGACCCGCATGAGCTGAGCGAACGCGTGGCCCGCGCGTCCATCACCCTGCTCGCCCACGACGGGGGAGTCCTGCCGCTGGCACCCTCGACCCGCCGGATCGCCGTCCTCGGCCCGAACGCCGACTCCGTCGCCCAGCAGATCGGCGACTACACCGCGCCACAGCGCCCCGGCTCCGACCACGTCACGGTCCTGGACGGCATCCGGTCGGCCGCCCCGCCGGACACCGAGGTCACCTACGCGCCCGGGTGCGAGCTGGTCGGCGGCGACCTCTCCGGGGTCCCCGAGGCGGTCGCGCTGGCGGGATCGGCGGACATCGCGGTGCTCGTCCTGGGCGGATCCAGCGCCCGGTCAGGTGACACCACCTTCGACACCAACGGCGCGGCGGTGGTGAGCTCCGCCAACCCCGCCGGTATGACCTGCGGCGAAGGTGTCGACCTGGCCGAACTGGGCCTGTCCGTCGGGCAGGTGGCGCTCCTTGACGCGGTGGCCGCCACGGGTGTGCCGGTCGTCGTGGTCCTCGTCCAGGGCCGTCCGCACGCCCTGCCCGACCTCTCGGAGAAGGCCGCGGCGGTGCTGAGCGCCTGGTACCCGGGCCCGTGGGGCGGGCGGGCCGTCGCCGACGTCCTGTTCGGCGCGGCCGGGCCCGAGGGGCGGCTGCCGGTGTCCATCCCCAGGTCGGCCGCGCAGCTGCCGGTGTTCTACAACGCCAAGGACCACCGGTACCGCGGCTATGTGGACCAGCCCGCCACCGGCCGCTACGCCTTCGGTCACGGCCTTTCGTACACCACGGTCGCGTACGCGCCACCACGGCTCTCCCGCGCCCGTGTGACCGCGGACGCCCCGACGCTCAGCTGCCGGGTGACCGTGCGCAACACCGGTGAGCGGCCGGTGCGCGAGACGGCCCAGCTCTATGTGCGACGGCTGTCGGGCGGCTCCTCGTGGCCCCGCGTGCGCGAGCTCCGTGGCTTCGCCCGCCTCGACCTGCGGCCGGGGGAGGAGGCCGAGGCCGTGTTCGCGATCGACGCCGACACCCTCGCCTCCGTCACCCGGGACCTGGGCCTCGCCGTCGAACCCGGCGAACTCCTGCTGGAGACCGGGCCCTCGTCCGGCGAAACGCAGGGGGCACGGCTGGTGGTCGAGCCGTCGAGCTGA
- a CDS encoding ABC transporter substrate-binding protein: protein MARTPSLARALLTGVTLLGVLGSLGSLAACDAQTSESAGPGTRGKPRPITPVAGCAKGWTDPSDRSAGRGPARCAPGAPAPKPLKKKTKVVVSASTLTAEYLAPLRIGVAKGEFSKEKLDVEVKLLPTPDALPLLAKGDVDVQYAAPEAAVLNGIRQGFDIRWVAGNFTPAPGSRSGFWARLRPGETAGGVSLKDRTVGTLIGKGSVITYPMEKVLSAHKADMDSVRFQQLGPAEVLASLKNGGVDAAWLLDPVWRQVDGDADYAFLGGQPRGEPLGGLLFGPDLLTGDPDAGVAFLRAYIRTVNTYFAGDYKKDKAFLDDLGDVLKTEPDTLAAVPSLRMDWEIRAGTVDRLQKAYATAGVVEGDPLPEDKVVDRSFYAEAVGHKP from the coding sequence ATGGCACGGACACCCTCCCTCGCCCGCGCCCTGCTCACCGGCGTGACCCTGCTGGGCGTCCTCGGCTCCCTCGGCTCCCTCGCCGCCTGCGACGCGCAGACCTCGGAGTCGGCGGGCCCGGGCACGCGCGGCAAGCCCCGCCCGATCACCCCCGTCGCGGGCTGCGCCAAGGGCTGGACCGACCCCTCCGACAGGTCCGCCGGCCGCGGGCCCGCCCGTTGCGCGCCCGGCGCGCCCGCGCCGAAGCCGCTGAAGAAGAAGACGAAGGTCGTCGTCTCCGCCTCCACGCTGACCGCCGAGTATCTGGCGCCCCTGCGGATCGGCGTGGCGAAGGGCGAATTCAGCAAGGAGAAGCTCGACGTCGAGGTGAAGCTGCTGCCCACCCCGGACGCGCTGCCACTGCTCGCCAAGGGCGATGTCGACGTCCAGTACGCGGCGCCGGAGGCCGCCGTGCTCAACGGCATCCGGCAGGGGTTCGACATTCGCTGGGTCGCCGGCAACTTCACGCCCGCGCCCGGCTCCAGGAGCGGATTCTGGGCCAGGCTGCGGCCGGGGGAGACGGCGGGCGGGGTCAGCCTCAAGGACCGTACGGTCGGCACCCTCATCGGCAAGGGCTCGGTCATCACGTACCCGATGGAGAAGGTGCTCTCCGCGCACAAGGCCGACATGGACAGCGTCCGCTTCCAGCAGCTCGGCCCGGCCGAGGTGCTCGCCTCGCTGAAGAACGGCGGAGTGGACGCGGCCTGGCTGCTCGACCCGGTGTGGCGCCAGGTGGACGGCGACGCGGACTACGCCTTCCTCGGCGGTCAGCCGAGGGGCGAGCCGCTCGGCGGGCTCCTGTTCGGCCCCGATCTGCTGACCGGGGACCCGGACGCGGGGGTCGCGTTCCTGCGCGCCTACATCCGCACCGTCAACACCTACTTCGCCGGGGACTACAAGAAGGACAAGGCGTTCCTCGACGACCTCGGCGACGTGCTCAAGACCGAGCCGGACACGCTGGCCGCCGTGCCGTCGCTGCGCATGGACTGGGAGATTCGCGCGGGCACCGTGGACCGCCTCCAGAAGGCGTACGCCACCGCCGGGGTGGTGGAGGGCGACCCGCTGCCCGAGGACAAGGTCGTGGACCGCTCGTTCTACGCGGAGGCGGTCGGCCACAAGCCGTAG
- a CDS encoding ABC transporter ATP-binding protein — translation MEPHTTPGAAPKVRARAVTRTFGHGTRQVHALGPLDMDIRHGEFCCIVGPSGCGKSTFLRIVAGLVRPSGGEVEIRARRRHPAAMIPQDYGIYDWKTVLANVRFGLDVRRVPRRAADARARDWLARLGLSDFADAYPATLSGGMRQRVAIARALAVEPEVLLLDEPFAALDAQLRTILQDELLAVCQATRTTALFVTHSLEEAIVLGDRVVVMSARPGRVIAERHPPFERPRTGAMRHAPQFAALRSELWELLRDEVQRGGAGAAAPADPVGKPS, via the coding sequence GTGGAGCCGCACACCACACCCGGGGCCGCGCCGAAAGTACGTGCCCGCGCGGTGACCCGCACCTTCGGGCACGGAACCCGGCAGGTGCACGCCCTCGGACCACTCGACATGGACATTCGGCACGGGGAGTTCTGCTGCATCGTCGGCCCGTCCGGATGCGGCAAGTCCACGTTCCTGCGCATCGTCGCCGGACTCGTCCGCCCCAGCGGTGGCGAGGTCGAGATTCGCGCGCGTCGCCGGCATCCGGCCGCGATGATCCCGCAGGACTACGGCATCTACGACTGGAAGACCGTGCTGGCCAACGTCCGCTTCGGCCTCGATGTGCGGCGGGTGCCGCGCAGGGCGGCCGACGCGCGGGCCCGGGACTGGCTGGCCCGGCTCGGTCTGTCCGACTTCGCCGACGCCTACCCGGCCACCCTGTCGGGCGGGATGCGGCAGCGGGTGGCGATCGCCCGCGCGCTCGCGGTGGAGCCGGAGGTGCTGCTCCTGGACGAACCGTTCGCCGCGCTCGACGCCCAGTTGCGCACCATCCTCCAGGACGAGTTGCTCGCGGTCTGCCAGGCCACCCGCACCACCGCACTGTTCGTCACCCACAGCCTGGAGGAGGCGATCGTGCTCGGGGACCGGGTGGTGGTGATGTCGGCCAGGCCCGGCAGGGTGATCGCCGAACGGCACCCGCCGTTCGAACGCCCGCGCACCGGGGCGATGCGCCACGCTCCGCAGTTCGCCGCGTTGCGGTCCGAGCTGTGGGAACTCCTGCGCGACGAGGTACAGCGGGGCGGGGCCGGTGCCGCCGCTCCGGCGGACCCGGTGGGGAAGCCCTCATGA